A genomic window from Cydia amplana chromosome 3, ilCydAmpl1.1, whole genome shotgun sequence includes:
- the LOC134662403 gene encoding LIM domain only protein 3-like: MIRDPPAMHKPDSAPSQQDEKYALSSSVANTGGARLCAQCGKVITERFLLKAMERFWHEDCLKCGCCDCRLGEVGSKLYYKADLMLCKRDYLRLFGATGNCVACNKVIPAFEMVMRAKSFVYHLECFACQQCNHRFCVGDRFYLCDNKILCEYDYEERLVFASMAANPSGLAHIRRQVSGLQSPSAGYIGGAGCGAGAAAVDKEGGNCAGADDASSGYGSPPDPDVCDAAR; this comes from the exons ATGATTCGCGACCCCCCGGCCATGCACAAGCCTGACAGTGCTCCCA GTCAGCAGGATGAGAAGTACGCGCTCAGCAGCAGCGTGGCGAACACGGGCGGCGCGCGTCTGTGCGCGCAGTGTGGCAAGGTCATCACGGAGCGGTTCCTCCTCAAGGCCATGGAGCGCTTCTGGCACGAGGACTGCCTGAAGTGCGGCTGCTGCGACTGCCGGCTTGGCGAAGTTGGCTCCAAACTTTACTACAAGGCGGATCTCATGCTCTGCAAAAGGGACTATCTTAG GTTATTTGGAGCCACCGGCAACTGTGTAGCGTGCAACAAAGTAATCCCGGCCTTCGAAATGGTTATGCGAGCCAAGAGTTTCGTTTACCACTTAGAATGTTTTGCCTGTCAGCAGTGCAATCACAG GTTCTGCGTAGGTGACAGATTCTACCTGTGCGACAATAAAATCCTATGCGAATATGACTACGAGGAGAGGCTGGTGTTCGCCAGCATGGCGGCCAACCCCAGCGGCCTGGCGCACATCCGCCGCCAAGTCAGCGGCTTACAG TCGCCCAGCGCAGGCTACATCGGCGGCgcgggctgcggcgccggcgcggccgcCGTAGACAAGGAGGGCGGGAACTGCGCGGGAGCAGACGACGCGTCTAGCGGGTACGGCAGCCCGCCCGACCCAGACGTCTGCGACGCCGCGCGATGA